In one window of Janthinobacterium sp. 1_2014MBL_MicDiv DNA:
- a CDS encoding polysaccharide deacetylase family protein: protein MTSKPIKIAATVVVALAAGAGIYTLTRPAATATPGAPAGAPGNSAAAPQSAADTAAMAAQFRDLLANFRKIIVLLADEQSLPEGARDEARKVGQALFHENQERIAKLDLALDQLTAPTNPGRFEALDSLLTYIESDPGLYDADRLAFRELLQSMLADVAKDSSLPAIKLHKRISEDLDALGEIERNYEKEIRQIFGNLGQRAIELKRERWDDYVAQLKKLYSREQILKDNGIVVPYATPPAGSVPEAKPAPKKDEAEIFGLGLPKKTIVLTFDDGPHRRYTEEISAILKQYGVPAVFFNVGRNLGSLDAEGHAKLNAGAEVSRKLMKEGYAVGNHSFSHAQLSKQTGEKLKGEILGTDTLLKAISPERAALFRFPYGARNSEGMAALADAHLKSVMWNIDSLDWADPVPSSITNRVLASVDKAGRGIVLFHDIHERTVKALPAVLDKLIAEGYQFAGWDGTSFQVAKSTAPAPEKVPVTTGYANSWAVVIGIDDYAKWPKLQYAVRDAQGIRETLIEKFAFAPERVVTLKNGEATRNNILAAFHDKLAHGGVQKNDRIFVFFAGHGATRKLSSGRDLGYIVPADSDPAQFATDAIPMTEIQNIAESLTAKHAFFVMDACYSGLGLTRGAGSSSFLRDNAKRIGRQMLTAGGGDQLVADGGPNGHSVFTWTLLQGLAGKGDLNGDGLITATELAAYVAPAVSSVSNQTPAFGSLPGSEGGDFVFELPGETEFLSPNTAQLSTEAIALNSKLDAKPQAASVTVKDLQGGEQKIVTPGAVPTSTRQLAQRANDRGLQLYKEKQYAQAEAQFTEALKLRPDFALAANNLGFVFYKQEKYREAARWFENTVRMDPSRAIAYLNLGDAYAKAGDAAKAKAAYKTYLELAPTAATAPAVRQKMEKL from the coding sequence GTGACTTCCAAGCCGATCAAGATCGCCGCCACCGTCGTCGTGGCCCTCGCCGCTGGTGCCGGCATCTACACGTTGACCCGTCCGGCCGCCACCGCCACGCCGGGCGCTCCCGCCGGCGCGCCCGGCAACTCGGCCGCCGCGCCGCAATCGGCCGCCGATACGGCGGCCATGGCGGCCCAGTTCCGCGACTTGCTGGCCAATTTCCGCAAGATTATCGTGCTGCTGGCCGACGAGCAAAGCTTGCCGGAAGGCGCGCGCGACGAGGCGAGAAAAGTGGGACAGGCGCTGTTCCATGAAAACCAGGAACGCATCGCCAAGCTCGATCTTGCGCTGGATCAATTGACGGCACCCACCAATCCCGGCCGCTTCGAGGCGCTCGACAGTTTATTGACGTATATCGAATCCGATCCCGGCCTGTACGATGCGGACCGCCTGGCTTTCCGCGAGCTGCTGCAAAGCATGCTGGCGGACGTCGCCAAGGATTCCTCCTTGCCGGCCATCAAGCTACACAAGCGCATTTCCGAAGACCTCGACGCGCTGGGCGAGATCGAGCGCAATTACGAGAAGGAAATCCGGCAAATCTTCGGCAACCTGGGCCAGCGCGCCATCGAACTCAAGCGCGAACGGTGGGACGACTACGTGGCGCAGCTGAAAAAGCTGTACAGCCGCGAACAGATCCTCAAGGACAACGGCATCGTCGTGCCGTATGCAACACCGCCGGCTGGCTCCGTGCCCGAAGCCAAGCCGGCGCCGAAGAAGGACGAGGCGGAAATTTTCGGCCTGGGCTTGCCGAAGAAGACCATCGTGCTGACCTTCGACGATGGCCCGCACCGCCGCTACACGGAAGAAATCAGCGCCATCCTGAAGCAGTATGGCGTGCCGGCCGTGTTCTTCAACGTGGGCCGCAACCTGGGCTCGCTCGACGCGGAAGGTCATGCCAAGCTGAACGCGGGCGCGGAAGTGAGCCGCAAGCTGATGAAAGAGGGCTATGCCGTGGGCAACCACAGTTTCAGCCACGCCCAGCTGTCGAAACAGACGGGCGAGAAGCTGAAAGGCGAAATCCTCGGCACCGACACCCTGTTGAAGGCCATCAGCCCCGAGCGGGCTGCGCTGTTCCGCTTTCCTTACGGCGCGCGCAACAGCGAAGGCATGGCCGCGCTGGCCGACGCCCACCTGAAATCCGTGATGTGGAATATCGATTCGCTGGACTGGGCCGACCCCGTGCCCAGCTCCATCACGAACCGCGTGCTGGCGTCCGTCGACAAGGCGGGGCGCGGCATCGTCCTGTTCCACGACATCCACGAACGCACGGTGAAAGCCTTGCCGGCCGTGCTCGACAAGCTGATCGCCGAAGGCTATCAATTCGCGGGCTGGGATGGCACCAGCTTCCAGGTGGCCAAAAGCACGGCGCCGGCGCCGGAAAAAGTGCCCGTGACCACGGGCTATGCCAATTCCTGGGCCGTGGTGATCGGCATCGACGATTACGCGAAATGGCCGAAATTGCAGTATGCGGTGCGCGATGCGCAAGGCATACGCGAAACCCTGATCGAGAAATTCGCGTTTGCGCCCGAGCGCGTCGTGACCCTGAAAAACGGCGAAGCGACGCGCAACAACATCCTGGCCGCCTTCCACGACAAGCTGGCTCATGGCGGCGTGCAAAAGAACGACCGCATCTTCGTCTTCTTCGCCGGCCACGGCGCCACGCGCAAGCTCAGTTCCGGACGCGACCTCGGCTACATCGTGCCCGCCGATTCCGACCCGGCGCAGTTCGCCACGGATGCGATCCCGATGACGGAAATCCAGAATATCGCGGAAAGCCTGACGGCCAAGCACGCGTTCTTCGTCATGGATGCCTGTTACAGCGGCCTGGGCCTGACCCGCGGCGCCGGGTCCAGCTCCTTCCTGCGCGACAACGCCAAGCGCATCGGCCGGCAAATGCTGACGGCCGGCGGTGGCGACCAGCTGGTGGCCGATGGCGGACCGAACGGCCATTCCGTGTTTACGTGGACCCTGCTGCAGGGCCTGGCGGGCAAGGGCGACCTCAACGGTGACGGCCTGATCACGGCGACGGAACTGGCGGCCTACGTGGCGCCGGCCGTCTCCAGCGTATCGAACCAGACGCCCGCGTTTGGCAGCCTGCCCGGCTCGGAAGGGGGCGATTTCGTCTTCGAATTGCCGGGCGAGACGGAATTCCTCAGCCCGAACACGGCGCAGCTGTCGACGGAAGCCATCGCCCTGAATAGCAAGCTCGACGCCAAGCCGCAGGCGGCCAGCGTGACGGTGAAGGACTTGCAGGGCGGCGAACAGAAGATCGTCACGCCGGGCGCCGTGCCCACTTCCACGCGCCAGCTGGCGCAGCGGGCCAACGACCGCGGCTTGCAGCTGTACAAGGAAAAGCAGTATGCGCAGGCGGAAGCGCAATTTACGGAAGCGCTGAAATTGCGTCCCGACTTCGCGCTGGCGGCCAACAACCTGGGCTTTGTCTTCTACAAGCAGGAAAAATACCGCGAAGCGGCCCGCTGGTTTGAAAACACGGTGCGGATGGACCCGTCGCGCGCCATCGCCTACCTGAACCTGGGCGACGCCTATGCCAAGGCCGGCGATGCCGCCAAGGCGAAAGCCGCGTACAAGACTTATCTGGAACTGGCGCCGACGGCCGCCACGGCCCCGGCCGTTCGGCAAAAGATGGAGAAGCTGTAA